A window of the Desulfobacula toluolica Tol2 genome harbors these coding sequences:
- a CDS encoding antibiotic biosynthesis monooxygenase family protein → MAVTVLIKRKVVPENESLLIELYREMRGSALNQEGYIGAETLKRVDQTGEFLIVSKWRHIDDWSKWLVSKERRAYQKRIDTLTNAETKFEIYVH, encoded by the coding sequence ATGGCCGTTACAGTATTGATCAAAAGAAAAGTCGTGCCTGAAAACGAAAGCCTGCTGATAGAGTTATACCGGGAAATGAGAGGTAGTGCGTTAAATCAGGAAGGCTATATCGGGGCTGAGACCTTAAAACGGGTAGACCAGACAGGGGAGTTTCTCATCGTCAGCAAGTGGCGGCATATTGATGACTGGTCAAAATGGCTTGTCAGCAAAGAAAGAAGAGCTTATCAGAAACGGATTGATACCCTTACCAATGCTGAAACCAAATTTGAGATTTATGTTCATTAA
- the larE gene encoding ATP-dependent sacrificial sulfur transferase LarE: MQNKIKKIEKRLKRLSAFVVAFSGGVDSTFLLALAKKIAPQKLLAITVSSQFVPEREIDFAKQIARSIGVEHICIDVDILENKDVVCNPVDRCYYCKKQMFSLIKKMAEKQSIEFLLHGVNQDDLKEFRPGLKAAGELGFLSPLADAKLTKSDIRLFSKHMGLETWDKPSQSCLATRIPYHKPIKDRHLIMVDKAEAFLQNLGFAQVRVRYNGKSASIEVEPDLIDRISNVLIRQKISKKFRAIGFKQANIDINAYMPGKTDYEMFNGQIGSDIYL; encoded by the coding sequence TTGCAAAATAAAATCAAGAAAATTGAAAAAAGATTAAAAAGACTGTCTGCTTTTGTTGTGGCGTTTTCAGGCGGTGTTGACAGTACCTTTCTTTTGGCATTGGCAAAAAAAATTGCTCCACAAAAATTGCTTGCCATCACGGTGTCATCACAATTCGTGCCGGAAAGGGAAATTGATTTTGCAAAGCAAATTGCCCGTTCAATAGGTGTTGAACATATCTGTATTGACGTGGATATTCTTGAAAATAAAGATGTGGTTTGCAATCCGGTTGACCGTTGTTACTATTGCAAAAAGCAAATGTTTTCGCTGATCAAAAAGATGGCTGAAAAGCAGAGCATTGAGTTTTTGCTTCATGGGGTAAACCAGGATGATCTAAAAGAGTTTCGGCCGGGGTTAAAGGCTGCAGGAGAGCTTGGCTTTCTTTCTCCCCTGGCCGATGCAAAGCTTACCAAATCTGATATCAGGCTTTTTTCAAAACACATGGGGCTTGAAACCTGGGACAAGCCTTCTCAATCATGTCTTGCAACGCGGATTCCCTATCATAAACCAATAAAAGATAGACATCTTATTATGGTGGATAAGGCAGAAGCATTTTTGCAGAATTTGGGATTTGCTCAGGTGCGGGTGAGATATAATGGGAAATCGGCCAGTATTGAAGTTGAACCCGACCTCATAGACAGAATATCAAATGTGCTTATTCGACAGAAGATATCAAAGAAATTTCGAGCCATAGGATTCAAGCAGGCTAATATTGATATTAATGCTTATATGCCGGGAAAGACGGATTATGAAATGTTCAATGGGCAAATCGGGTCGGATATTTATCTTTAG
- a CDS encoding DUF370 domain-containing protein, whose amino-acid sequence MEPLLLNIGFGNTIVADKIVAILSPNSSPMKRVKDEAKEEKRLIDVTHGRKTRAIIIMESNHVILSSIQPETVSQRFESLVKKEEE is encoded by the coding sequence ATGGAGCCGCTCCTTTTAAATATTGGGTTTGGAAATACGATTGTGGCGGATAAAATCGTGGCAATTTTGTCTCCCAACTCCTCTCCCATGAAACGGGTCAAGGATGAAGCCAAAGAGGAAAAACGTCTGATTGACGTGACTCATGGCAGAAAAACCAGGGCAATTATTATTATGGAAAGCAATCATGTTATTTTGTCCTCAATTCAGCCCGAGACTGTTTCTCAGCGATTCGAATCCCTGGTAAAAAAGGAAGAAGAATAG
- a CDS encoding helix-turn-helix domain-containing protein: MLKKVLQGNKPHHEIAKELGVGRSTISKWLREYKQNGSIKLKSKEKRPKDWTVEERISAIIKTGSMTTEERTAWCRKNGIFIHNLDQWKKDAISAIIPKPNKEQIEEHKNLKKEIAVRVENKDSQAHKK, from the coding sequence GTGTTAAAAAAGGTGTTACAGGGAAACAAACCCCACCATGAAATTGCAAAAGAATTAGGTGTCGGCCGGTCTACAATCAGCAAATGGTTAAGAGAATACAAACAAAATGGAAGCATAAAATTGAAATCAAAAGAAAAACGCCCCAAAGACTGGACAGTCGAAGAACGTATTTCAGCAATAATTAAAACTGGTTCCATGACTACTGAAGAACGAACTGCCTGGTGCCGCAAAAATGGTATTTTTATCCATAATCTGGACCAGTGGAAAAAAGATGCCATATCAGCAATAATCCCTAAGCCGAATAAAGAACAAATTGAAGAACACAAAAATCTTAAAAAAGAAATCGCTGTCAGGGTTGAAAACAAGGACTCTCAGGCACATAAGAAATGA
- the rlmB gene encoding 23S rRNA (guanosine(2251)-2'-O)-methyltransferase RlmB — protein MKDKTDILFGFHSVYEALKAGKRKFYSILISKKRSQGRTQKIEALAREKNIPVEAVEPELLDKITLFSKHQGMVAKTSFFPVKKATEVVTKISKNKESCFILILENIEDPHNLGALIRTALCAGVDHILIPKDRSSGPSSTVSRSSAGAMEHADIYMITNTAAILRTLKENNVWVFGLDADGDKSLFGSDMAGNIALVIGGEHKGIRPLVKKECDFLLSIPNKGNINSLNASVAGGIAMFEALRQRT, from the coding sequence ATGAAAGATAAAACTGATATTTTGTTTGGATTTCATTCCGTTTATGAGGCTTTAAAGGCTGGAAAAAGAAAATTTTATTCTATACTGATTTCAAAAAAAAGATCTCAGGGCAGAACTCAAAAGATTGAGGCTCTTGCCAGGGAAAAAAATATTCCTGTTGAAGCGGTTGAACCTGAACTTCTTGACAAGATAACCCTTTTTTCAAAGCACCAGGGTATGGTTGCCAAAACTTCTTTTTTTCCTGTCAAAAAAGCCACAGAAGTGGTTACCAAAATTAGTAAAAACAAGGAATCCTGTTTTATCCTGATCCTGGAAAATATTGAGGATCCCCATAACTTAGGGGCGTTGATCAGAACTGCACTGTGTGCAGGCGTCGATCATATCCTGATTCCCAAAGACCGGTCTTCCGGGCCGTCTTCAACTGTTTCCCGAAGTTCTGCAGGTGCCATGGAGCATGCCGATATTTATATGATCACCAATACAGCAGCCATTTTAAGAACCTTGAAAGAAAACAACGTATGGGTATTCGGTCTTGATGCCGACGGGGATAAGTCTTTGTTTGGTTCTGATATGGCCGGAAATATCGCCTTGGTTATCGGTGGTGAACACAAAGGGATCAGGCCGCTTGTGAAAAAAGAGTGCGATTTTTTATTGTCCATTCCCAATAAAGGAAATATAAATTCCCTGAATGCTTCTGTTGCAGGCGGCATTGCCATGTTTGAAGCCCTTCGCCAGCGAACCTGA
- a CDS encoding YicC/YloC family endoribonuclease, with the protein MIKSMTAFSQGSHTFGTITADVTIRSYNSRHLDIAFYCPESCQVFEDSIKKIIAKTHDRGRIEIRLSVQDDAQDLDQFEVDGAKATSYYQALKTIKHDLNLAGDISVDNILTARNVIVPSKKEQDSKNLWNAIEPSVEMASNHLDIMRKTEGKNLLSDLTARMDYIEKNLALIEADAATIPPIYKQRLIERISCLTSDTEGLDPVRIAQEAAILADKSDVSEEIVRLYSHIKQFRDILDSDEAGGRKLNFLIQEFNREFNTIGSKAGNASLSHKVVDLKSELEKIREQVQNIE; encoded by the coding sequence ATGATTAAAAGCATGACCGCTTTTTCCCAGGGTTCACATACATTTGGAACCATCACGGCCGATGTTACAATTCGGTCCTATAATTCACGACATCTTGATATCGCATTTTATTGCCCGGAATCCTGCCAGGTGTTTGAAGATAGTATCAAAAAAATTATTGCCAAAACCCATGACCGGGGAAGAATTGAGATTCGGCTGTCTGTTCAGGATGATGCCCAGGATCTGGATCAGTTTGAGGTGGACGGGGCCAAAGCCACATCCTATTACCAGGCTTTAAAAACAATAAAACACGATTTGAATCTTGCAGGTGATATCTCTGTGGACAATATTTTGACTGCCCGTAATGTTATTGTCCCTTCTAAAAAGGAGCAGGATTCAAAAAATCTTTGGAATGCGATAGAACCGTCCGTGGAAATGGCCAGTAATCATCTGGACATCATGCGTAAAACAGAAGGAAAAAACCTTTTGTCGGATTTGACTGCACGAATGGATTATATTGAAAAGAATTTAGCATTGATTGAAGCAGATGCCGCTACAATTCCACCGATTTATAAGCAACGGCTCATAGAGAGAATTTCCTGTCTGACCTCTGATACGGAAGGGCTGGATCCGGTCCGTATCGCTCAGGAGGCAGCCATTTTGGCTGATAAGAGTGATGTATCAGAAGAGATTGTTCGGCTTTACAGTCATATCAAACAATTCAGGGATATTCTGGATTCAGATGAAGCAGGCGGCAGAAAACTTAATTTTTTAATCCAGGAATTTAACAGGGAATTTAACACCATCGGCTCAAAGGCTGGAAATGCGTCCTTGTCCCATAAAGTAGTTGATCTGAAATCAGAGCTTGAAAAGATCAGGGAACAAGTACAGAATATTGAATAA
- a CDS encoding methyl-accepting chemotaxis protein, producing the protein MSLQKKIGLGYLIVAILLSFSHWNNWDLYFFTALLFVVGLGVISVRMAAKHQKRMLFLEGTLDAVQLPITVTDMDMNWVFINKVTESLLAMQNLDKKSCIGKHCSNWKAAICGTEKCGIASLRNGQPMTNYNQEYPDQPSTYMQVDTSYIKDGNGNPMGHVEIVTNIDAEHRLQAMIGNVAASLEESSASLEELSSVTKSTAEMATNADSLMSDTNGTMGKAKNNMAGLTEAMEDISKSSEETSKIIKTIDEIAFQTNLLALNAAVEAARAGEAGAGFAVVADEVRNLALRAAEAAKSTAELIEGTVKKIQSGHALVETNNTEFVGMSEKMGRVAKMFNDITSSSQEQATGIEQLNQAIRNIEGTMLDANGIASENSEKALIAESNKRLAIKSNVRLGTEITPENVIPMETDSFSDY; encoded by the coding sequence ATGTCATTACAAAAAAAAATCGGTTTAGGTTATCTTATTGTTGCTATCTTACTTTCATTTTCGCACTGGAACAATTGGGATCTTTATTTTTTTACTGCCCTTTTATTTGTCGTTGGCTTAGGGGTTATTTCAGTCCGTATGGCAGCAAAACACCAAAAGCGGATGCTTTTCCTTGAGGGAACTCTGGATGCGGTACAATTGCCGATTACGGTTACGGATATGGATATGAATTGGGTTTTCATCAATAAAGTAACAGAAAGCCTGCTTGCTATGCAGAACCTGGATAAAAAAAGCTGTATTGGGAAACATTGTTCCAACTGGAAAGCCGCCATATGCGGTACTGAAAAATGTGGCATAGCCAGCTTGCGTAATGGACAGCCTATGACAAATTATAATCAGGAATACCCGGATCAACCCAGCACATATATGCAAGTGGATACCTCCTATATCAAGGATGGTAACGGCAATCCCATGGGTCATGTTGAGATTGTTACCAATATAGACGCCGAGCATCGACTCCAGGCCATGATAGGAAATGTCGCTGCTTCCCTGGAAGAGTCATCGGCATCCCTGGAGGAATTATCTTCTGTGACCAAAAGCACGGCGGAAATGGCCACCAATGCGGATAGTCTCATGTCCGACACAAATGGGACAATGGGTAAAGCAAAAAATAATATGGCGGGTCTTACAGAAGCCATGGAGGATATTTCTAAATCCAGTGAGGAAACTTCTAAAATTATCAAAACAATTGATGAGATCGCTTTTCAAACCAATTTGCTTGCTTTAAATGCCGCCGTGGAAGCCGCCCGTGCCGGAGAGGCCGGAGCTGGATTTGCAGTGGTCGCTGATGAAGTAAGAAATTTGGCATTGCGGGCCGCCGAGGCTGCCAAGAGTACCGCAGAACTCATCGAAGGGACGGTGAAAAAAATCCAATCGGGACATGCCCTGGTTGAAACAAATAACACGGAATTTGTAGGAATGTCCGAGAAAATGGGTCGTGTAGCAAAAATGTTTAATGATATCACAAGCTCATCCCAGGAACAGGCTACGGGGATAGAACAACTCAATCAGGCTATTCGCAATATCGAAGGCACTATGCTTGATGCAAATGGTATCGCCTCTGAAAATTCTGAAAAAGCGCTGATTGCTGAATCCAACAAGCGCCTGGCCATAAAATCTAATGTCCGGTTGGGCACAGAAATTACCCCGGAAAATGTTATTCCCATGGAAACGGATTCTTTTAGCGATTATTAA
- a CDS encoding ABC transporter ATP-binding protein — MKKKNSKLTKSRRKEIISLVVVYWKRLLLAALCMVIVAGANGAMAFLVKPVMDDIFIRQNRDMLLLIPGLAILVFFLKGAGSYGSEYFMNYIGENIIRFFRDSLYEKITDLPISFIHKEKTGALMSRITNDVNIVKGMVSTAVINVFRDFFSVIAFLFVIFYRDWQLALGAFIVLPLAFYPIVLFGRRVRKFSTGTQETMADLNSFLHETFTGSKIIKIFNLQVFEKNRFKEKTRELFRLEMKKVVAKALSSPVMEFLGGLGIAFIIWFGGIRVINGTSTPGTFFSFLTAVMMLYDPVKKLSKLNNTIQEGIASATRIFDVLEEPSVIMEKENPEILEGSSFDVEFDNVGFSYNKNEASALNDINLKVAPGEVLALVGMSGGGKTSLVNLVPRLYDVTTGSVFIAGKNVKDLSIKSLRDHISIVTQEPILFNESVKDNIRYGKMDATDLEIENAAKAAFAYDFIQGFPNGFDTVIGELGSRLSGGEKQRICIARALIKDAPILILDEATSALDSEAEQVVQKALENLMRGRTSFVIAHRLSTINYASRVILLKDGAIKEQGTHEELMALKGDYFKLQIMQAAKGLEN; from the coding sequence ATGAAAAAGAAAAACTCGAAACTCACCAAATCAAGGCGGAAAGAAATTATTTCACTGGTTGTTGTCTACTGGAAAAGGCTTTTACTGGCAGCTCTATGTATGGTCATTGTGGCTGGTGCCAACGGTGCCATGGCTTTTCTGGTCAAACCGGTGATGGACGATATTTTTATTCGTCAAAACCGTGATATGCTCTTGCTCATTCCTGGGCTTGCCATCCTGGTTTTTTTTTTAAAAGGCGCGGGTTCCTATGGGTCGGAATATTTTATGAACTATATCGGAGAAAATATCATTCGATTTTTCAGGGATTCTTTGTATGAAAAGATCACCGACCTTCCCATCTCTTTTATTCACAAGGAAAAAACAGGGGCATTGATGTCCCGCATTACAAATGATGTAAACATCGTTAAAGGCATGGTTTCCACGGCTGTGATCAATGTTTTCAGGGATTTTTTTTCAGTGATTGCCTTTTTGTTTGTTATTTTTTACAGGGACTGGCAACTGGCATTGGGCGCATTTATCGTTTTGCCCTTGGCCTTTTATCCCATTGTTTTGTTTGGCCGCAGGGTTAGAAAGTTTTCTACCGGCACTCAGGAAACTATGGCGGATTTGAACTCGTTTTTGCATGAAACTTTTACCGGCAGCAAGATTATCAAGATTTTTAATCTTCAGGTTTTTGAAAAGAATCGGTTCAAAGAAAAAACCCGGGAACTTTTCAGGCTTGAGATGAAAAAAGTTGTTGCTAAAGCTCTGTCTTCTCCTGTTATGGAGTTTTTAGGAGGGCTTGGTATTGCTTTTATTATCTGGTTTGGCGGTATTCGGGTGATTAACGGCACTTCAACCCCTGGAACTTTTTTTTCTTTTCTCACGGCTGTGATGATGCTGTATGATCCTGTAAAAAAATTGTCCAAGCTGAACAATACCATACAAGAAGGGATTGCCTCTGCCACAAGAATATTTGATGTGTTGGAAGAACCGTCTGTTATCATGGAAAAAGAAAACCCTGAAATCCTTGAAGGTAGCTCTTTTGACGTTGAGTTTGATAATGTTGGTTTCTCTTATAACAAAAACGAAGCCTCGGCTTTAAATGATATCAATTTAAAAGTGGCACCAGGTGAGGTTCTGGCCCTTGTGGGAATGAGCGGAGGTGGAAAAACCAGCCTTGTCAATTTGGTTCCGCGGCTGTATGATGTCACAACGGGTTCGGTATTTATTGCGGGAAAAAATGTAAAAGATCTTTCAATCAAATCATTGCGGGATCATATTTCAATTGTGACCCAAGAACCAATCCTGTTTAATGAGTCGGTAAAAGATAATATCAGGTACGGCAAAATGGATGCCACGGACCTTGAAATTGAAAACGCTGCAAAGGCAGCCTTTGCCTATGATTTTATTCAAGGGTTTCCCAACGGGTTTGATACTGTTATAGGTGAGCTTGGCTCCCGGCTTTCAGGCGGGGAAAAACAAAGAATCTGTATTGCACGGGCCCTGATCAAGGATGCACCGATCCTTATTTTGGATGAAGCCACTTCCGCACTGGATTCAGAGGCGGAACAAGTTGTGCAAAAGGCTTTGGAAAATTTGATGAGGGGCAGAACATCATTTGTGATTGCACACAGGCTGTCCACCATTAACTATGCGTCAAGGGTTATTTTATTGAAAGACGGAGCCATAAAAGAACAAGGCACCCATGAGGAATTGATGGCCCTGAAAGGGGACTATTTTAAACTTCAAATCATGCAGGCTGCTAAAGGGTTGGAAAATTAA
- the ndk gene encoding nucleoside-diphosphate kinase — translation MERTLSIIKPDGVAKNVIGEVIKRFETAGIKIAAMKMIQLTKVQAQGFYAVHKERPFFGSLTDFMTSGPIVVMVLEGEDVIAKNRKLMGATNFEEAEEGTIRKDYATDIEKNVVHGSDAPETAAFEIGYFFNDLEIQKR, via the coding sequence TTGGAAAGAACATTATCAATAATCAAACCCGATGGGGTTGCCAAAAACGTAATTGGTGAAGTAATTAAAAGGTTTGAAACTGCTGGCATAAAAATTGCTGCTATGAAAATGATTCAGCTCACAAAAGTACAGGCCCAAGGATTTTATGCTGTTCATAAAGAACGCCCTTTTTTTGGCAGTCTGACGGATTTCATGACTTCAGGGCCGATTGTTGTTATGGTTCTTGAAGGAGAAGATGTGATTGCAAAAAACAGAAAACTCATGGGTGCTACCAATTTTGAAGAAGCAGAAGAAGGCACCATCAGAAAAGATTATGCAACAGACATAGAAAAAAATGTTGTCCATGGTTCTGATGCGCCTGAAACTGCCGCCTTTGAAATCGGATATTTTTTCAATGACCTTGAGATCCAGAAAAGATAA
- a CDS encoding 3-deoxy-D-manno-octulosonic acid transferase, producing MTKNAFILNFFKLYNMLWKLCLPFLARNKRLKHGFQKRITSFHHSRADIWIQAASAGEAYLAVQIIKKLTPQTPLTILATSITSQGMDILKTRLTRKTISSCINLKIEWFPFDMPQNIKKAVKKINPCIMVLLETEIWPALLYYLKQNKTKIFIINARLSQKSYTHYRKTKILWKHLEPDVILSTSRQDAQKYGQIFETKRIKTMSNIKFESIDTDILESATQKRIRNIFPQTVPLTILASIRKQEEKEVILIIKTILKAFPNQVIAVFPRHMHRIDACKRHLKSSGLKFCLRSEITDFPAKPGIILWDTFGELKTAYSCASVVFVGGSLKPLGGQNFLEPAMQGAVTVIGPHYDDFAWVTDEIFKQGIVIKKSHWKTVAETILKTLENPSSQSTCKHMAQKFIKTHQGGAGQVCDEILKAFDDFF from the coding sequence ATGACAAAGAATGCCTTTATACTCAATTTTTTTAAACTTTACAATATGCTCTGGAAACTGTGCCTTCCTTTTCTTGCAAGAAACAAACGTCTCAAGCATGGATTTCAAAAACGGATCACCTCGTTTCACCACTCAAGAGCTGACATCTGGATTCAAGCCGCTTCCGCAGGCGAAGCCTACCTTGCCGTTCAAATCATCAAAAAACTTACCCCTCAGACACCCTTGACGATTTTAGCAACCTCAATAACATCCCAGGGCATGGACATTTTAAAAACCAGGTTAACCCGAAAGACAATCAGTTCATGTATTAATCTGAAAATCGAGTGGTTTCCATTTGACATGCCCCAAAACATTAAAAAAGCCGTAAAAAAAATCAATCCCTGTATCATGGTATTGCTTGAAACCGAAATCTGGCCTGCCCTGCTCTATTATCTGAAACAAAACAAAACAAAAATTTTTATCATCAATGCACGGCTTTCCCAAAAAAGTTATACCCATTACCGGAAAACAAAAATCTTATGGAAACACCTGGAACCTGATGTGATCCTGTCAACCTCCAGACAAGATGCTCAAAAATACGGACAAATTTTTGAAACAAAACGAATTAAAACCATGTCCAACATCAAGTTTGAATCCATTGATACGGATATCCTTGAATCCGCCACCCAAAAACGCATAAGAAATATTTTTCCCCAAACCGTTCCCCTGACCATCCTTGCGTCAATCAGAAAACAGGAAGAAAAAGAGGTTATCCTTATTATAAAAACAATTTTAAAGGCCTTTCCCAACCAGGTTATAGCTGTCTTTCCCCGTCATATGCACAGGATAGACGCATGTAAAAGGCACTTAAAATCATCTGGTTTAAAATTTTGTTTAAGGTCAGAGATAACCGATTTTCCAGCCAAACCAGGCATCATTTTATGGGATACTTTTGGAGAACTTAAAACCGCCTATAGCTGTGCATCGGTTGTCTTTGTCGGCGGCAGCCTGAAACCACTGGGCGGACAAAATTTCCTTGAACCGGCCATGCAGGGTGCAGTCACAGTTATTGGCCCGCATTATGATGATTTTGCCTGGGTAACGGACGAGATCTTCAAACAAGGAATTGTCATCAAAAAAAGCCATTGGAAAACAGTGGCTGAAACCATTCTTAAAACCCTTGAAAACCCCTCCTCCCAATCAACCTGCAAACACATGGCACAAAAATTTATCAAAACACACCAGGGCGGTGCCGGGCAGGTGTGTGATGAAATTTTAAAAGCCTTTGACGATTTTTTTTGA
- the gmk gene encoding guanylate kinase — protein sequence MTGIGKLFVISAPSGAGKTTLIRQVLNRFNSLSYSVSHTTRNPRKNEQDGRDYFFISTEAFEQKIDQGDLLEWAKVHDNYYGTSMEIVKKTLDKGLNLLLDIDVQGAGQIMASDLDPVTIFIMPPSFEILSQRLECRGTDSKNVISRRLENAKFEMAQKDRYQHVVINDDLDEAIEALCLIFEKEMA from the coding sequence ATGACGGGTATTGGAAAACTTTTTGTCATCTCCGCTCCATCAGGAGCCGGGAAAACCACATTAATCAGGCAGGTATTAAACCGGTTTAACAGTCTTTCTTATTCCGTTTCTCATACTACCCGGAATCCAAGAAAAAATGAACAGGACGGACGTGATTATTTCTTTATCAGTACAGAGGCATTTGAACAAAAAATTGATCAGGGCGACTTGCTTGAATGGGCAAAGGTTCATGATAATTATTACGGCACATCTATGGAAATTGTCAAAAAGACTCTGGACAAGGGCTTAAATCTTCTTCTGGATATTGATGTCCAGGGTGCAGGACAGATTATGGCATCAGACCTGGACCCGGTGACCATATTTATTATGCCGCCTTCCTTTGAAATTTTATCTCAGCGTCTTGAGTGCAGGGGAACGGATTCCAAAAACGTGATTTCCAGACGCCTTGAAAATGCAAAGTTTGAGATGGCTCAAAAAGACCGGTATCAGCATGTGGTAATTAACGATGATCTTGATGAAGCCATAGAAGCGCTTTGCTTGATTTTTGAAAAAGAGATGGCTTGA
- a CDS encoding ComF family protein produces the protein MFKIFKICYKTCFKVSEKICSRAYYISVVKKSIRLFGQLLYPLKCLKCGAYIDSDEFDPYSMETCFCDKCMAEGFYPMETPFCIKCGVKFPWTFDENHLCEACLKTPLMLEQVRAVAEYKGIIKDAVPLFKYHSKLAVSKVFEHLMFQAFLRYYESAGVDLIMPVPLHKKKLKQRGFNQAFFLIRNFVKQYRQNFDCLPSWKIDTNSLVRFKHTPSQTELDMEQRKINLKNAFKVVAPTTIDKKHILLIDDVFTTGATCNEAAKELLNHGAGKVTALVLART, from the coding sequence ATGTTTAAAATTTTCAAGATCTGTTACAAGACCTGTTTCAAGGTCAGTGAAAAGATCTGTTCCAGAGCATATTACATATCAGTTGTAAAAAAAAGCATTCGGCTTTTTGGGCAGCTGCTGTATCCGTTAAAGTGTTTAAAATGTGGCGCTTATATTGATTCGGATGAGTTTGACCCGTATTCAATGGAGACCTGTTTTTGTGATAAGTGTATGGCAGAGGGATTTTACCCCATGGAAACACCTTTTTGTATTAAATGCGGGGTTAAATTCCCCTGGACTTTTGATGAAAATCATCTGTGTGAAGCTTGTTTAAAAACCCCTTTAATGCTTGAACAGGTAAGGGCGGTGGCAGAATATAAAGGCATTATAAAAGATGCGGTTCCGCTTTTTAAATATCATTCAAAACTGGCGGTTTCAAAAGTGTTTGAACATCTGATGTTTCAGGCTTTTTTGCGGTATTATGAATCTGCTGGGGTTGATTTGATCATGCCGGTGCCGCTGCATAAAAAAAAGCTGAAACAAAGAGGATTTAACCAGGCATTTTTTTTGATTCGAAATTTTGTAAAACAGTATCGGCAAAATTTTGATTGCCTGCCGTCATGGAAGATTGATACAAATTCGCTTGTCAGGTTCAAGCATACACCGTCACAGACAGAACTTGACATGGAACAACGCAAAATAAATTTGAAAAATGCATTTAAGGTTGTTGCTCCAACGACTATTGATAAAAAACATATCCTGTTAATAGATGATGTGTTTACCACTGGTGCAACCTGCAATGAAGCCGCAAAGGAATTGTTGAACCACGGGGCCGGAAAAGTGACGGCACTGGTTCTTGCCCGAACCTGA
- a CDS encoding Trm112 family protein, translating into MAVSRELLEILVCPKCKGEIRLNDKQDGLICDACKLLYEIKDDIPIMLIDEAKPL; encoded by the coding sequence ATGGCTGTTTCCAGAGAATTATTGGAAATACTGGTTTGCCCCAAATGCAAGGGTGAAATCAGGTTAAATGATAAACAAGACGGGCTTATCTGTGATGCATGCAAACTTTTATACGAAATAAAAGATGATATACCCATCATGCTCATTGATGAAGCAAAGCCGCTGTAA
- a CDS encoding DUF4416 family protein codes for MSIPKNPDPAKLVVGCIMNDKASVETLYPMLEQEFGPVDMISRWLDFDYTDYYYKEMGSPLFRKVFVFKQLIAQDDLALIKEKTNKIETRFTSSGRRAVNIDPGYLVSSRFILATGKEYSHRIYIGRKIYADLTLMYSKKEGFKTLDWTYPDYASKNMILFLSKVRDKYLLDLKADKGKKND; via the coding sequence ATGAGTATTCCCAAAAATCCTGACCCGGCAAAACTGGTTGTCGGCTGTATCATGAATGATAAAGCATCTGTTGAAACGCTTTATCCAATGCTTGAACAGGAATTCGGACCTGTGGACATGATCAGTCGCTGGCTTGATTTTGATTATACCGATTATTATTACAAAGAGATGGGGTCTCCTTTGTTTCGAAAGGTTTTTGTGTTTAAACAATTGATTGCCCAGGATGACCTGGCCCTGATCAAAGAAAAAACCAATAAAATTGAAACCCGATTCACAAGTTCCGGGCGGCGGGCTGTGAATATTGATCCTGGATATCTTGTTTCTTCGCGGTTTATACTGGCCACGGGAAAAGAATATTCCCACAGGATATATATCGGCCGGAAAATTTATGCAGACTTGACCTTGATGTATTCGAAAAAAGAGGGTTTTAAAACCCTGGACTGGACCTATCCTGATTATGCATCAAAAAACATGATTTTATTTTTATCAAAGGTCAGGGATAAATATCTGCTGGATTTAAAGGCAGACAAAGGAAAAAAAAATGATTAA